From the genome of Papilio machaon chromosome 1, ilPapMach1.1, whole genome shotgun sequence:
CTTCACGAATTCCACTTAGTCTTGCTCCATGGACAGTTGAGAAATACCCAGGGAGAGTTGCTTCACCGGCGAACAATAGTATAGGAGGTTGGGGGTCACAAGGTCCCGGCACCGGGTTACCCAATTCACATTGGTGGCTCACCATAGAACAACAGCTCATGTATGAGTATGCTCCACAGAAATGCGGATCTGAAGCCCAGCGGGATCGCAACATCATTTGTGGGTATGGCAGGCAAGGGTTTCCGGTAAAGCGTCGCAGTAGCTTCGTGAGTCCTTCGACAACGTCGATGTCGGCTTTAGACTCCATAACAGCCGCCTCCTGTCCGGAAATCCAAGCACACAGAACGTGTTTGCTGCCGGGTAGTTCGTCGATTGCGCAGACTCCATCCGTCCAGTCGTTTCTGCATTGTAATTCTTCGGCTGACCATGCTAACTTCATGTTACCCTCATGGCACACCCAGAACGGTTCTTTATATTCCATAAATACTTTGTCACTGAGTCCAAAACCCAAACTACATATAGCATCCAATTTACACGAAGGAAGAGGCGGTGCAAACAGCTTATCCGCTTGACATTTAAGGCATCCTAGGGAAACGGTAACGATGACATAGTCGCATGTGATCTCTTCACCATCACAACACTTGACTAGAGCTCGGCCGGTACCCGCCTGGCCTCGACCCCATCGTATAATATTTACGGctttattatactttacaCTATTGTCCGGCAGTCCTCGCAGCAGCGGCGCCAACACGCCCACATACCCCAGCGGCACGCGCACGCTGCCACCTGGCAGTTCTATGTAGCTGCCGTATTGGTCCGCACTGACGAGCGACAAGTCGTCCCCGCATCTATTTCGTAAAATATTAGTCAAGCCAAACATTACTCGAGCGGCGTCATACCTTTGGTCCTCGGGAAAATTGTACAGTTCTTGTTGTATACGCAAACCGAAGAAGTTAAGCAGTGTACCGTGCATCTTCTCACCGCCTAATCTAAACAAATTAGCGGCCTGCTGCTCGATTTGTCTGAATGTGTGATAGGCAGTGATGGTGACCGGCAGATCCACGGCGCGCCCCTCgcttgtacaaaataaaccaCGGGAATTGTCCAGGCGAGGTAAGGGTGCTTGGAGTAGCCGATCTTGTGACGCTAGCGTGTATACAGAATTGGGTAAACAAGCGCCGTGAATCCACTCAGCACCCATTTCTATGATTGAATCTCCGAGCCAACACGAGTGAATACGTCCACCGGGCCTGCAaacacattaaatattatacaccTAAATTGCTGACAAGTTATATATAGGTAATACATAATAACTATTACCTTTCTTTTGCTTCCAAAACGTTAAAATTGCATATGCCGCATTGTG
Proteins encoded in this window:
- the LOC106719983 gene encoding peroxisomal N(1)-acetyl-spermine/spermidine oxidase, whose product is MKLSRVKLFCNKGLYKLFILPKEWTVIVTACRARSTAVTTGQEQCFLDSCSIKPSIREPRVIIVGAGIAGLSAAHRLTQCGICNFNVLEAKERPGGRIHSCWLGDSIIEMGAEWIHGACLPNSVYTLASQDRLLQAPLPRLDNSRGLFCTSEGRAVDLPVTITAYHTFRQIEQQAANLFRLGGEKMHGTLLNFFGLRIQQELYNFPEDQRYDAARVMFGLTNILRNRCGDDLSLVSADQYGSYIELPGGSVRVPLGYVGVLAPLLRGLPDNSVKYNKAVNIIRWGRGQAGTGRALVKCCDGEEITCDYVIVTVSLGCLKCQADKLFAPPLPSCKLDAICSLGFGLSDKVFMEYKEPFWVCHEGNMKLAWSAEELQCRNDWTDGVCAIDELPGSKHVLCAWISGQEAAVMESKADIDVVEGLTKLLRRFTGNPCLPYPQMMLRSRWASDPHFCGAYSYMSCCSMVSHQCELGNPVPGPCDPQPPILLFAGEATLPGYFSTVHGARLSGIREAERIILLTKKFNGPPP